In Bradyrhizobium sp. 195, the sequence GGATTAGCCGAAGGCGTAATCCACCAACTTTGTCCTGCATTCGCGGATACATGGTGGATTACGCCAGCGGACTGCGCTTCGCGCAGCCGCGGGCTAATCCACCCTACGAAGCCCCAAAATAAAAACGCCGCCCGGAATTGGGCGGCGTTTCATTCCAAAAGGCGTAGAGGTTAGTTGGACACTACCCTACACCAAATCGGCAAAATCTCAAGACCGGTAACCCGGCAACTCGCGGTCGAGCTTGCGCAGCAGCGGCGGCCACACGAGGTTGGTGGCGCGCAGCTCGGCGCGATCGCGGTTGGCGAGCAGCTCGGTGTTCTTCTCGATCGCAATCTCCTCGACCGGATAGACCGGCGTGCCGAGTGCGCGCGTGCGCACCTGCATCGAGCAGGCGCGCTCGAGGTGATACATGCGCTCGAAGGCGGAGGCGACCGAGCGGCCGACGGTCAGCGTGCCGTGGTTGCGCAAGAGCATGTGGTTGTGGTCGCCGAGATCCTTCTGCAGCCGCGGCCGCTCGTCGTGGTCGAGCGCGATGCCTTCGTAGTCGTGATAGGCAAGGTCGTGGGTGACGAGCTGGGCGGTCTGGTTCAGCGGCAACAGGCCTTCCGCGCTGCTCGACACCGCGGTGCCGTCGAGGGTGTGGAGATGCAGCACGCAGATCGCGTCCTCGCGCACCTCGTGGATCGCCGAATGGATGGTGAAGCCGGCCGGGTTGATGGTGTATTCGCTCTCGGACAGCTGATTGCCGTGCAAATCGACCTTGACGAGGCTCGACGCGGTGATCTCGTCGAACATCAGCCCATAAGGGTTGATGAGAAAGTGATGCTCGGGGCCCGGCACGCGCGCGGAGATATGGGTGTCGACCAGATCGTCCCAGCCGTACAGCGCGACCAGGCGATAGCAGGCGGCGAGATTGACCCGTTGCTGCCACTCAGCCTCCGTCATATCAGACGGCACTTCCTTCAGGCGCGCTTCCGCTGGCGACATGGCTGATCTCTCCGAACATCGTTGTTGCGGGAGGGAGCCTAGTCTTGGGCGGGGCTGGCAGCAAGGCGCGGGAAGCGCGGCAGTCAAGCGTAGCCCGCATGAGCGAAGCGAGATGCGGGGCCGCTCTGAGAGGGGACCCGGATTTCGCTGCGCTCCATCCGGCTACGAGGCTACGACTCCAGAGAAAATTCTACGGCGCCGGGATCGACAGCAGGCTGGAAATGCTGCGGCCGCGGATGTCGTAGACGCGGGCGAACACCACGTCGTCGCGCTTGATCTCGACCATCACGGGCGCGGTAAGGCCCTTGCAGTAGAACTCGCCGAGCGTCATCGCGAAATCGGCCGCGTTGGAATCCCAGCCGATG encodes:
- a CDS encoding class II aldolase/adducin family protein, which translates into the protein MSPAEARLKEVPSDMTEAEWQQRVNLAACYRLVALYGWDDLVDTHISARVPGPEHHFLINPYGLMFDEITASSLVKVDLHGNQLSESEYTINPAGFTIHSAIHEVREDAICVLHLHTLDGTAVSSSAEGLLPLNQTAQLVTHDLAYHDYEGIALDHDERPRLQKDLGDHNHMLLRNHGTLTVGRSVASAFERMYHLERACSMQVRTRALGTPVYPVEEIAIEKNTELLANRDRAELRATNLVWPPLLRKLDRELPGYRS